The following proteins are encoded in a genomic region of Danio rerio strain Tuebingen ecotype United States chromosome 16, GRCz12tu, whole genome shotgun sequence:
- the ndrg1b gene encoding protein NDRG1b (The RefSeq protein has 3 substitutions compared to this genomic sequence) produces the protein MVLEDSESSVFELDITEDDVETSFGRVHCTMKGVPKGNRPTILTFHDIGLNHKSCFESMFHHKDMHEILQHFAVCHVDAPGQQEGASTLSTDYTYPSMDQLSESLPMVLNHFGLKSVIGMGVGAGANILARFALKHPDMVEGLVLINMSTQAEGFMDWAAQKITSWTHALPDTVISHLFGKEEIHNNHELIATFRQLITNNINQSNLQQFVKSYKSRKDLEIERPVQGGNVNTKTLQCPALLIVGDNSPAVDAVVDSNSRMNPTTTTFLKMADCGGLPQVDQPGKLIEAFKYFIQGMGYMPSASMTRLARSRTASNSSNRTRSGTTDEQRGRSHTDVSMESACVEHSSSGHSVSVELTC, from the exons ATGGTACTGGAGGACTCCGAGAGCAGCGTCTTTGAGCTGGACATTACT GAGGATGATGTGGAGACCTCCTTTGGAAGGGTGCATTGCACCATGAAGGGTGTCCCGAAGGGCAACTGTCCCACCATCCTGACCTTCCATGACATTGGACTGAACC ATAAGAGCTGTTTTGAGTCAATGTTTCATCACAAAGACATGCATGAGATCTTGCAACACTTCGCTGTGTGCCATGTTGATGCCCCGGGACAGCAGGAGGGTGCCAGCACGCTCTCCACTGA ctATACCTACCCTTCAATGGATCAGCTTTCTGAGACCCTACCAATGGTCCTCAATCATTTTGG TCTGAAGAGTGTGATTGGAATGGGGGTCGGTGCTGGAGCCAATATCCTCGCCCGCTTTGCA CTAAAACATCCAGACATGGTTGAAGGTCTTGTTCTGATTAATATGAGCACTCAGGCAGAGGGCTTCATGGACTGGGCAGCACAAAAG ATTACAAGCTGGACTCACGCTCTCCCTGATACTGTCATTTCACACCTGTTTGGGAAG GAGGAGATCCACAACAATCACGAACTGATCGCAACCTTCCGTCAGCTCATCACGAACAACATTAACCAGTCCAACCTGCAACAGTTTGTCAAGTCCTACAAAAG CCGAAAGGATCTGGAGATTGAGAGACCTGTACAAGGAGGAAACGTTAATACAAAAACCCTGCG gtgtcCAGCTTTGCTCATAGTGGGTGATAATTCCCCAGCTGTGGATGCTGTA GTTGACAGCAACTCCAGAATGAATCCAACAACGACCACTTTTCTTAAG ATGGCTGACTGTGGTGGCCTGCCTCAAGTTGATCAG CCTGGCAAACTGATTGAAGCTTTCAAGTATTTCATCCAGGGCATGGGCTACA TGCCCTCTGCCAGTATGACCCGTCTGGCTCGATCTCGTACGGCCAGTAACTCCTCCAACCGAACCCGCAGCGGCACAACGGACGAGCAGCGCGGACGTTCCCACACCGATGTGTCCATGGAAAGCGCCTGTGTGGAGCACAGTTCATCGGGTCACTCAGTTTCCGTCGAGTTGACCTGCTGA